The following coding sequences lie in one Montipora foliosa isolate CH-2021 chromosome 11, ASM3666993v2, whole genome shotgun sequence genomic window:
- the LOC137974619 gene encoding tetratricopeptide repeat protein 28-like, protein MVDGKLETVEQQLLELAIAISVEDRYREGRAHFHLGTAYLNLPDYQEAIKKFSQALHIFIEIGCRAGEGSTYGNLGIAYLSLGNFKQAIEYCEKDLSIAKEVEDRAGEESAYGNLGNAYRNLGDFKQALEYYEKHLSIAKEVGDRAEEGSAYGNLGNAYLSLGNFKQTVEYYEKDLSIAKEVGDRAAEGLAYGNLGNAYLRLGNFKKAVKYNEKHLSIAKEVGDRPGEGSAYGNLGNAYRNLGNFKRALECYEKHLSIAKEVGNRAGEGSAYGNLGNAYLSLGNFKQAIEYYEKDLSIAKEVGDRAGEGSAYGNLGNAYRNLGNFKQAIEYSEKHLSIAKKVGDRAGEGSAYGNLGNAYLRLGNFQPAIEYFEKHLSIAKKVGDTAAEGQAHGNLGNAYLSLGNFKQAIEYYEKDLSIAKEVGDRAGEGSAYGNLGNAYRNLGNFKQALEYYEKHLNIAKEVGNRAGEGSAYQNLENGYLSLGNFKQAIEYYEKHLSIAKEVEDRAGEGSAYGNLGNAYRNLGNFKQALEYYEKDLSIAKEVGDRAGKGSAYGNLGNAYLRLGNFKQAIKYYEKHLSIAKEVGDRAGEGSAYGNLGNAYLSLGNFKQAIEYYEKHLSIAKEVGDRAGEGLAYGNLGNAYLSLGNFKQAIEYYEKDLGIAKEVGDRAGEGSAYGNLGNAYLRLGNFKQAIEDYEKHLSIAKKVGDRAGEGSAYGNLGNAYRNLGNFKQAIEYYEKNLSIAKEVGDRAGEGSAYGNLGNGYLSLGNFKQAIEYCEKHLSIDKEVGDRAGEGSAYGNLGNAYLSLGNFNQAIQYFEKRLSIAKEVGDRTGEGSAYGNLGSAYGNLGYFKEALEYHEHSVSIFKEIGNCLGEGIAWYLQGHDHEWLGSLSNALSCYRLSIKHFDKTRRSLKSEDEWKISFRDSYPLSYTALWRTLLKNGEIEEALYAAEEGRAQALMDILKDQYGTDFPSFSALAPNQTLTAALQLLPSQAVFVALDHNKITFWVLGKDSKLSFRQNEIENGSADLLMESIFKGIGVRDGVRCENRSLDPLRRDLSYSKKIITEKTVLPSSSSVSSLQPLYDVLLGPIVDLFQGNELIVVPDGPFCLAPYSALSESIRIRTVPSLTAFNVIVRAPEDFHSKTGALLVGDPWLKEVTNKKGESILEQLPCAKQEVEMIGQLLQTTPLTGKSATKSEVLKSMKSVALVHIAAHGCQKTGEIALAPNTERKSPIPKEEDYILKMSDVQRISLRARLVVLSCCHSGRGEVKSEGVVGIARAFLCAGARSVLVSLWAIDDKVTLLFMRSFYQHLVDGKSASAALQQTMKSFRESKQYCAIKHWAPFVLVGDDVTLEFPKK, encoded by the coding sequence ATGGTAGATGGAAAGTTAGAAACTGTAGAGCAGCAATTGCTAGAGCTTGCCATTGCAATAAGTGTAGAAGACAGATATCGTGAAGGAAGGGCTCATTTTCATCTCGGCACTGCTTACCTCAACCTACCTGATTATCAAGAGGCCATAAAAAAATTTTCACAAGCATTAcatattttcattgaaataggctgcagggctggggagggatcaacctatggaaatctgggaattgcgtatcttagtctaggtaattttaaacaagccattgagtactgcgaaaaagatcttagtattgctaaagaagtagaggatagggctggggaggaatcagcctatggaaatctgggaaatgcctatcgcaatctaggtgattttaaacaagcccttgagtactacgaaaaacatcttagtattgcaaaagaagtaggggatagggctgaggagggatcagcctatggaaatctgggaaatgcctatcttagtctaggtaattttaaacaaaccgttgagtactacgaaaaagatcttagtatcgctaaagaagtaggggatagggctgcaGAGGGattagcctatggaaatctgggaaatgcctatcttaggctaggtaattttaaaaaagccgTTAAGTAcaacgaaaaacatcttagtattgctaaagaagtaggggataggcctggggagggatcagcctacggaaatctgggaaatgcctatcgcaatctaggtaattttaaacgaGCCCTTGAGtgctacgaaaaacatcttagtattgctaaagaagtaggtaatagggctggggagggatcagcctatggaaatctaggaaatgcctatcttagtctaggtaattttaaacaagccattgagtactacgaaaaagatcttagtattgctaaagaagtaggggatagggctggggagggatcagcctatggaaatctgggaaatgcctatcgcaatctaggtaattttaaacaagccattgagtacagcgaaaaacatcttagtattgctaaaaaagtaggggatagggctggagagggatcagcctatggaaatctgggaaatgcctatcttaggcTAGGTAATTTTCAACCAGCCATTGAGTACttcgaaaaacatcttagtattgctaaaaaaGTAGGGGATACGGCTGCGGAGGGACAAGCccatggaaatctgggaaatgcctatcttagtctaggtaattttaaacaagccattgagtactacgaaaaagatcttagtattgctaaagaagtaggggatagggctggggagggatcagcctatggaaatctaggaaatgcctatcgcaatctaggtaattttaaacaagcccttgagtactacgaaaaacatcttaatattgctaaagaagtaggtaatagggctggggagggatcagcctatcaAAATCTGGAAAATggctatcttagtctaggtaattttaaacaagccattgagtactacgaaaaacatcttagtattgctaaagaagtagaggATAGGGCTGgagagggatcagcctatggaaatctgggaaatgcctatcgcaatctaggtaattttaaacaagcccttgagtactacgaaaaagatcttagtattgctaaagaagtaggggatagggctgggaagggatcagcctatggaaatctaggaaatgcctatcttcgactaggtaattttaaacaagccattaagtactacgaaaaacatcttagtattgctaaagaagtaggggacagggctggggagggatcagcctatggaaatttgggaaatgcctatcttagtctaggtaattttaagcaagccattgagtactacgaaaaacatcttagtattgctaaagaagtaggggatagggctggggagggattagcctatggaaatctgggaaatgcctatcttagtctaggtaattttaaacaagccattgagtactacgaaaaagatcttggtattgctaaagaagtgggggatagggctggggagggatcagcctatggaaatctgggaaatgcctatcttagactaggtaattttaaacaagccattgaggactacgaaaaacatcttagtattgctaaaaaagtgggggatagggctggggagggatcagcctatggaaatctgggaaatgcgtatcgcaatctaggtaattttaaacaagccattgagtactacgaaaaaaatcttagtattgctaaagaagtaggggatagggctggggagggatcagcctatggaaatctagGAAATggctatcttagtctaggtaattttaaacaagccattgagtactgcgaaaaacatcttagtattgataaagaagtaggggatagggctggggagggatcagcctatggaaatctgggaaatgcctatcttagtctaggtaattttaatcAAGCCATTCAGTACTTCGAaaaacgtcttagtattgctaaagaagtaggggataggactggggagggatcagcctatggaaatctgggaagtgCCTATGGCAATCTAGGTTATTTTAAGGAGGCCTTGGAGTACCATGAACACAGTGTTagtattttcaaggaaatcgGTAACTGTCTAGGGGAGGGAATTGCTTGGTATTTGCAAGGTCATGATCATGAATGGTTGGGTTCCTTGAGTAATGCACTTAGTTGCTATCGTTTGagtataaaacattttgataaAACAAGGCGTAGTCTGAAGTCAGAAGATGAATGGAAAATAAGTTTTCGTGATTCTTATCCCCTGTCATACACTGCTCTGTGGAGGacacttttgaagaatggagagattgaagaagctttgtaTGCAGCTGAGGAAGGTCGTGCACAGGCTTTGATGGATATTTTGAAAGATCAATACGGCACTGACTTTCCGTCATTTTCTGCACTTGCTCCGAATCAAACTCTTACAGCTGCATTACAGCTTTTACCTTCACAAGCCGTTTTTGTGGCACTTGACCATAACAAGATCACGTTTTGGGTGCTAGGAAAAGACAGCAAGCTGAGCTTTCGGCAAAACGAAATCGAGAATGGAAGTGCTGATTTGTTGAtggaaagtattttcaaagggATCGGCGTAAGGGATGGTGTcagatgcgagaatcgttctTTGGATCCACTACGCCGTGACCTGTCTTACAGCAAAAAAATTATCACTGAGAAAACAGTTCTACCATCCTCATCCTCAGTTAGCTCTTTACAAccgttgtatgatgtcttactcGGGCCAATTGTAGACTTGTTCCAAGGAAATGAGTTAATCGTTGTTcccgatggaccattttgcttggctccataTTCTGCATTGAGTGAATCTATCAGGATCCGCACCGTTCCTTCGTTGACCGCTTTTAACGTGATCGTTCGTGCACCTGAAGACTTCCACAGTAAGACTGGAGCACTGCTTGTAGGTGATCCGTGGTTGAAGGAAGTTACTAACAAGAAAGGGGAATCCATTTTGGAACAGCTTCCGTGCGCAAAACAAGAAGTAGAGATGATTGGACAACTTCTGCAGACAACACCGCTGACTGGAAAAAGTGCCACGAAATCTGAGGTGCTGAAAAGTATGAAATCAGTTGCATTAGTTCACATTGCAGCACATGGATGccaaaaaacgggagaaattgctttagccCCAAATACCGAACGGAAATCGCCAATTCCCAAAGAGGAAGActacattttgaaaatgtcggatgttcagagaatttctcttcgagcaagactagttgtgctgagctgttgtcacagtggccggggagaagtgaagtctgagggag